Proteins encoded in a region of the Benincasa hispida cultivar B227 chromosome 2, ASM972705v1, whole genome shotgun sequence genome:
- the LOC120071966 gene encoding protein JINGUBANG-like, producing the protein MSYIYFMRRIPMAHETTPHRVATLTTQNTTCLAAHNGLLYSGSTNQITVFDLTNGFTQIDTLRINDAASGSVKSIAFGPWKIFTAHQDCKIRVWKITRSGPPRHRLLTTLPTVKDRLYRFISPGNYVRVRRHHKRLWIEHWDAVSGVVVNGGFVYSVSWDRSFKVWSASDHKCLLSVKAHDDAVNAVAVSHNGVVYTGSADGVIGVWQIREGKKKKYTLVRSLDNHKSTVNAIVLNEGGWTMFSGSSDRSIMVWKREEVGKHIAFVETLWGHQGAVLCLYSLRDFLVSGSEDRTLRIWRGDLANGYQCMTLIDGHRSPVKSLVAVGTDHRSLMICSASLDGQIQVWSFGI; encoded by the exons ATGTCCTACATATATTTTATGAG AAGAATCCCAATGGCACACGAAACGACACCGCATAGGGTAGCCACACTCACAACCCAAAACACCACTTGCTTAGCCGCCCATAACGGCCTCCTCTACTCCGGCTCCACCAACCAGATCACCGTCTTCGATTTAACCAACGGCTTTACTCAAATCGACACTCTCCGCATAAACGACGCCGCTTCGGGGTCCGTCAAGTCCATCGCTTTTGGGCCTTGGAAAATCTTCACGGCCCATCAAGACTGCAAGATCCGCGTCTGGAAGATCACGCGCTCGGGACCGCCACGTCATCGTCTTCTGACAACTCTCCCCACCGTTAAAGACAGGCTGTACCGGTTTATTTCGCCGGGGAATTACGTGCGTGTACGGCGCCACCATAAGCGGCTGTGGATCGAGCATTGGGATGCGGTTTCTGGAGTGGTGGTTAATGGAGGGTTTGTGTACTCTGTTTCATGGGATCGGAGTTTTAAGGTTTGGAGTGCTTCAGACCATAAGTGTTTGCTGTCGGTCAAAGCTCACGATGATGCGGTCAACGCGGTTGCTGTTAGTCATAACGGCGTCGTTTATACTGGCTCTGCGGATGGGGTTATTGGAGTATGGCAGATCAGggaggggaagaagaagaagtacaCGTTGGTTAGGTCTTTGGACAACCATAAATCTAcg GTAAACGCAATCGTGTTGAACGAGGGAGGTTGGACAATGTTTTCGGGGAGCAGTGATCGTTCGATAATGGTGTGGAAGAGAGAAGAGGTCGGAAAGCATATTGCATTTGTGGAGACTTTATGGGGCCATCAAGGGGCTGTTTTGTGCTTGTATTCTCTCCGAGATTTCTTAGTCAGTGGGTCGGAGGATCGGACGCTCAGGATTTGGAGAGGTGACCTTGCTAACGGTTACCAATGTATGACCCTAATAGATGGTCACAGGTCGCCGGTTAAGTCGTTGGTTGCCGTTGGCACCGATCATCGGAGTTTGATGATCTGTAGTGCCAGTTTGGATGGACAAATACAAGTTTGGAGTTTCGGGATTTGA